ATCAGACTCAAGACAGGATTTAGAAATACTTTATTTAATGAAAATTCAATGAATATAAAATTTTAGTCTTTTAAATGAATTGAATTTTTGCAAAGAAAATTAATTTGTATATTTAAAGACTTATAAAGTTTAAAGAGAATGTAAGAATTTTATAAATGTTCTAGTTATGTCTAAAAATAATCTATATATACCTTTAAAGGTTGTTCCATACATCTTTATTTCAATTACTGCTATTGCAATAACAGCAGCTACATATGTAATTACTTAGTTCTATAAGCTATGTAAAGTTTTTAGATATTAAATAAATTAAAATATTTGTAATGACTAATTGTATGAATAAATTCAAAATAGCAATTTTTACAATATTAATAATCATATTTTCCTTTATTGGGATTAAAAAATTAATTTATATAAATCAAGTTAAAGATTTAAAAAATAAAGAAGAATCATTTTTAAATGAATCTATACGTGTTTTAGATGAATGTTTCGATCTAGAAAATAAAAATAAAAGAACTCTTAATAAATCAATTGAATTAATTGAGTATTGCTTAGAGGAATATGGATATAAAAACTGATTTCAAAACTTGAATGATGAATTTCCTTAATACTCCACTAATATGCAAATAAAAATTTCTCATCAATAATATTGTTATGTTCCATAATTTTTTATTAATAATATTTTCCTAATTTAATTTTTTTAAAATGACTAAAGTTAAATGTTCTTATTTAGGAAATTTAAACTGTGAGGCTATTCATCTACAATCTGGAAGTCTTATTAGAACTGATGCACCTTTAGATCACTGCGGTAAAGGTGAAAGTTTTTCCCCAACTGATTTATTAGCAACATCTCTAGGTACTTGCCTGCTAACCATCATGGCAATCAAAGCCAAATCGAAAGGATTTGATTTGATAGGTATATATTTAAATATTGAAAAAGTAATGACACAAAATAGCGAGAGGAAGATAAAAGAACTAATAATAGATATTTTCATCCCAGAGAGCACTTCTAATGAAACTATTGATTTTTTGAAAAAAGCTTCCAAAGAATGTCCAGTTACAAGAAATTTATCTCAAGAAATAGATATTAAAATTTGTTGGCATCATGAATAAATCTCAAACATAGTAATTACATAAAAAATAATGAAATACTTTATTGGAATAATCATTCTTTTATTTGGAATATATATAATGACAGACTTGGCATTAAAGACTAGGTATACAAGGAAAAGACTTTCAAAAGGAAAAAAATAAATCCTATAAATTTTAATATTGCAGATTAAGGAAATAGATTTATTTATGTACTGAGAATTAAGATATATTTTAGTTTTATTTTTTTACTATTTTTTGGTCAATCAAACTAATCAAAGGGATCATGAAATTTACATTTATTCCAACAGTGCACCATGTATAAATAATAAGAAAAAATATTTTTATAAATAAATTAGGGGGTAAGGTGAAAAATATTTTGAAAAACCCTCCAATGAATAATACCAATATTCCAATTTGCAAAAGACCTTTGATTATCCATTTAACTCCATTTTTTTTTATGTTTATATAAAACCAGAAAAAAACAAAACTAGATAACAATAAATATATAAAATTTATGATCATCTTTTCAGAGAAAATCTAATAAATTTGTCATTAAGGCATGATGACAATTATCACTTTTTTATCTGCTAATTTTTTTTAAAAATGGAAAAGTTATACAAAAAACAATAAAAATAAATTATTTTTTTTTACTTTTTATCTTAAAACATTTTAGATTTTAGTAAATCAACTCTTTTTTGATTCACTCCCAAATCACTATCTCCAACTCTTGATTCTGATCTTATTGATAAGATGTTCGATTCAGTCAGAAAGGATACTTCTAAGTCGTCTACATACTTCATCCATTTACTGGTTGCCTCAGCATGAAGATAATCGCCATCAATTTCTACAATCTCAGTTCTTGGAGTGTTTTCGATAAATGTTTTAATCTCTTCAAAAGGTTTCTCAATATTATTAACTTCCCATTCTTCTCGTACACAATGAGCAATCTCTACACAAGGTTTTAGTTCTATATGTGAGGCAAATGATGATGAAGGGAATAAAAAACTTGAACAAATTAAAATTGTTAAAAAAAGTATTTGCATTAACGGAAGAATTTAACGAATCATAATCTAACGAATTAAATTACTAATTTGTAAGGAAGACCTAATTATTTTGTAAGAAAGCATATTTGTTTTTATATTCAGAATTCAATATTTAATTCTAATAATCCCCAAAAAAAAAGACCCCTCAAAGAGAGATCTTTCAAAATTGATTTATATCAAGTGTTTCCTTGTTTCCACTGAAATAAACCAATTCCTCCTACACACGACTTTAATATCACACTTAAATTCAAAATATGTAATGCTTAATAGACCTCTATTTTAACTGTCACATCTCAAAAAAATACAAAAAGTACTCAAAATTTGCGGCCGAGTACTTTTAAAGTTATCAGAAAAAAGTGTGTGAGGAGTTTCTGATGTATTTAATCTACTCCGTGGGTTATTTAAAAGGCTACAGTATAAATTACTAATTATTTAAATCTTTCAGAAAAATTGGACGTTGATGAAAAAAATAATCAAAAACATAAAAAATTCATGAAAATCATTTACAAAAAAATCATTTTTATTTTTTCGGCAATTGCTCTTTTTTCAGTAATAGTGGGTGTTGTCAAATATTCGCTTACTTATATTGAAAATAATCCCGAAAAATACTTACCTACAAAAAAATAGGACAAAAATTAAGTATAAATTCACTTCAAAAAATCTATAAAGTGTCTTAAATATGATCTACATTGACAGCTTGAGTCATGAAAATCAAAAACACTTCAGTTCTTAATCAGAATAATATTCATTTAAGTCAATTTAAAAATAAGCATAAATATCAAATACTTGAAAATTATTGGAAGAAAAGAAAGAAAGAATGTGAAAAAAATCTTTCAAAATTTTGCTAACCGATAATTATGAATTTTATTTTTTCTTTTTTATTAGCATCTGTAATGTGGGTACAAGTTCCACAATGGGAAGCTGACTGGTCAAAATGTGCTGTAGATGTTCCAGATTCATCATGTCACTGGTACGTAGCTGCTCCCGATAATACTTTTGGGGAAGGATTTAATTGGGAAAATGCTCCTTGGTTTGATGCTAATGGATTAAAGGATGTAGCTAAAATTGAGAAAGAATCTGTAGTAGAAAAACTTCAAAATAACTAAAGTTTCTATTTCATCAATTAACTTTTAAAAGTATTTAAATCTAGTTGCTTAGTCGTTAACTTTTGATTAATTAAAAAATTTTTATGCGTTTCAAAGTAAGTCTCAAAAAAAATGGAAAGGAATTTGATGAAGTTGTTATAGCTAATAATAAAAAAGAGGCTATGGAAGTAGCTTTAAAAAACAATCCAGAAGCTCAAGCATTAAACTCTGATTGGACATTTAAGATTTAATTATTTGCGAAGCTTAGGAATCAAAAGAGATGCAACACAAATAACACTAATTGAAGGCCCAGGCGAAAGATTAAAGACTATAGAGAGAATAAATCCCAGAAGTGAAATGCATAATCCAAAAAATGAAGACCTCATCATTGCAATTCTTAAACTATGAGCCTTATTTAGCCCTAACAAAGTTGGAGTAGAAAGAAGAGCAATTACAAGAATTACTCCCACTGCTGACATTGAACTAACAATTACTAATGATGTCGTAAAACTCAAAGCAAGATTTAATAAAGAAACGTTTATACCAC
This window of the Prochlorococcus marinus XMU1410 genome carries:
- a CDS encoding OsmC family protein, with translation MTKVKCSYLGNLNCEAIHLQSGSLIRTDAPLDHCGKGESFSPTDLLATSLGTCLLTIMAIKAKSKGFDLIGIYLNIEKVMTQNSERKIKELIIDIFIPESTSNETIDFLKKASKECPVTRNLSQEIDIKICWHHE
- a CDS encoding DUF1499 domain-containing protein, yielding MQILFLTILICSSFLFPSSSFASHIELKPCVEIAHCVREEWEVNNIEKPFEEIKTFIENTPRTEIVEIDGDYLHAEATSKWMKYVDDLEVSFLTESNILSIRSESRVGDSDLGVNQKRVDLLKSKMF